In Cucurbita pepo subsp. pepo cultivar mu-cu-16 chromosome LG04, ASM280686v2, whole genome shotgun sequence, the following are encoded in one genomic region:
- the LOC111794095 gene encoding NDR1/HIN1-like protein 6, whose translation MEESPPKPTYIMHSDNHQTSHRPPPYRRNVPRYHTKAGGGGGRCCLKCICICYIFLCFFIFVLLSLAYFIVTFYRPKIPSYKVADFDVHVFNVKPDFSLYTEFIVIVESNNPNENIDFIYGRGSSVSVLYNDSMLCAGKIPNFRQPPRNVTDISILLSGVSEFGSGLQEALMQNRHSGKIPLLVAVKVPVTVVIGGLALRKINVLVNCSLVVDNLSPNKTVGILSSNYTYGATL comes from the coding sequence ATGGAAGAATCCCCGCCAAAACCCACATATATTATGCACTCCGACAACCACCAAACCAGCCACCGCCCTCCACCCTACCGCCGCAACGTCCCCAGATACCATACCAAagccggcggcggcggtggccgTTGTtgtttaaaatgcatctgtaTCTGTTAcattttcctctgtttcttcatcTTTGTTCTACTTAGCCTCGCCTATTTCATCGTCACGTTTTACAGACCCAAAATCCCTTCTTACAAAGTCGCCGATTTCGACGTCCACGTCTTCAATGTCAAACCGGATTTCAGCCTTTACACAGAATTCATCGTGATCGTTGAATCCAACAACCCAAATGAAAACATTGACTTCATCTACGGCAGAGGAAGCTCTGTTTCTGTTCTTTACAATGATTCAATGCTCTGCGCCGGAAAGATTCCTAATTTCCGGCAACCGCCGAGGAATGTGACGGATATAAGCATTTTGCTAAGTGGGGTTAGCGAATTTGGGTCGGGGCTGCAAGAGGCGCTGATGCAGAACAGACATAGTGGGAAGATTCCTCTGCTCGTGGCGGTGAAAGTTCCGGTGACGGTGGTGATCGGAGGGTTGGCGCTGAGGAAGATCAATGTTCTTGTGAATTGTTCGTTGGTGGTTGATAATTTGTCCCCAAACAAGACAGTTGGGATTTTGTCGAGTAATTATACTTACGGTGCTACCTTGTGA
- the LOC111793578 gene encoding expansin-B3-like, which produces MQLRRGHATFSSCGYLWSGIMLVNMVVMGKFLLVESARPQNRTSASHWLPATATWYGSPEGDGSDGGACGYGSLVDVKPFKARVGAVSPVLFKDGEGCGACYKVRCLDRTICSKRAVTIIVTDECPGGYCSNGRTHFDLSGAAFGRMAVAGAHSRLRDRGKLSVAYRRTPCLYRGKNIAFHVNEGSTDHWLSLLVEFEDGDGDIGSMQIKQAKSSEWMEMAHVWGATWCINGGPLEGPFSVKLTTLSTAKTLSTRDVIPKNWSPKATYTSRLNFL; this is translated from the exons ATGCAGCTCCGCCGTGGCCATGCTACATTTTCGTCTTGTGGGTACTTATGGAGTGGGATAATGTTGGTGAATATGGTCGTAATGGGGAAGTTTCTTCTCGTTGAATCAGCTCGGCCTCAAAACCGTACGTCAGCTTCTCATTGGCTCCCCGCCACCGCCACTTGGTACGGCAGCCCGGAAGGCGACGGCAGCGACG GTGGGGCATGTGGGTATGGTAGTTTGGTGGATGTGAAGCCATTTAAGGCAAGAGTTGGTGCAGTGAGCCCTGTCTTATTCAAGGACGGTGAAGGATGTGGCGCATGCTATAAAGTCCGTTGCTTGGACCGAACCATATGCTCCAAACGAGCCGTTACCATAATAGTCACCGACGAGTGTCCCGGTGGCTATTGCTCCAATGGTCGCACCCACTTTGATCTTAGTGGCGCCGCTTTCGGCCGCATGGCTGTCGCGGGTGCCCACAGCCGTCTTCGTGACCGAGGCAAACTCTCAGTCGCTTACCGACG GACTCCATGTTTGTATCGTGGGAAGAACATAGCCTTCCATGTAAACGAAGGTTCTACCGATCATTGGCTCTCGCTTTTAGTCGAGTTCGAGGATGGTGATGGAGATATTGGTTCGATGCAAATCAAACAA GCAAAGTCGAGCGAGTGGATGGAAATGGCACACGTGTGGGGGGCGACGTGGTGCATAAATGGAGGACCTTTAGAGGGGCCATTCTCGGTGAAGCTAACCACGTTATCCACTGCCAAGACTCTCTCGACTAGAGATGTTATCCCGAAGAATTGGTCACCAAAGGCTACTTATACTTCCCGCTTGAactttttataa
- the LOC111793986 gene encoding pentatricopeptide repeat-containing protein At2g20710, mitochondrial-like yields the protein MMKLHSLQPWRCYCNSRILRPLFYSTSGSTSFRSPEDSLYLRVSQAGDPRISIVSVLDQWVEEGREVKQSDLQKLIKQLRRFRRFNHALQLCEWISNERNQEPSPGDIAIQLHLISKVHGLEQAEKYFNSIRESSRDYKVYGALLNCYVEDKNLEKAEALMEKMRELGFLKTPLPYNTMFGLYAHLGKHEKLDELIEEMEEMGIARDRFTYNIRMNAYAANSDVTNMEKLLLKMEADPLISMDWHGYFVVANGYFKAGLSDKSLLMLKRSEHLIGDKQRWFAYECLITLYAAIGNKDQVYRVWNLYANLKRRYNTGYLCIISSLMKLDDIEGAEEILKEWELGDTCFDFKIPNMMVNSYCKKGLVDKAEAYINRLMENGKEPQANTWDRLATGYHANGQTMKAVEAMKKAISASPPGWKPNYYTLAACLEYLKTNGNVEAAEEIVRLLGKHNIISSHINDRLVDYIHSDNQTSSALHQFGLDGHIERIDHASDLNKLNFAEVLKNEETSDMK from the exons ATGATGAAGCTCCATTCCTTGCAGCCATGGCGTTGTTACTGCAATTCAAGGATCTTGCGGCCTCTATTCTACTCAACTTCAGGATCAACTTCTTTTCGAAGTCCAGAGGATTCTCTCTACCTAAGAGTTTCTCAGGCAGGCGATCCTCGAATCTCCATTGTTAGCGTGCTGGATCAGTGGGTAGAAGAAGGCCGAGAAGTCAAGCAATCTGATCTCCAAAAGCTCATCAAGCAGCTCAGGAGGTTCCGTCGCTTCAACCATGCTCTGCAG TTGTGTGAATGGATAAGTAATGAAAGGAACCAAGAACCGTCACCAGGGGACATTGCTATTCAGTTGCACTTAATTTCAAAGGTTCATGGCTTGGAACAAGCAGAGAAGTATTTTAACAGCATCAGGGAATCCTCAAGAGATTATAAGGTCTATGGAGCACTTCTTAACTGTTACGTAGAGgataaaaatttggaaaaggCAGAGGCACTCATGGAGAAGATGAGGGAATTAGGATTTTTGAAAACACCACTACCTTATAATACCATGTTTGGCCTTTATGCTCATCTGGGTAAACATGAAAAACTTGATGAATTAATAGAAGAGATGGAAGAGATGGGAATTGCTCGTGATCGATTTACATACAACATTCGTATGAATGCATATGCAGCTAATTCCGATGTAACAAACATGGaaaagcttttgttgaagatGGAGGCAGACCCTCTAATTTCTATGGATTGGCACGGGTATTTCGTCGTAGCAAATGGATACTTCAAAGCTGGTCTTTCTGATAAAAGTTTACTGATGTTGAAGAGATCAGAGCACCTCATTGGTGATAAGCAAAGGTGGTTTGCATATGAATGTCTCATTACACTGTATGCTGCTATCGGAAATAAGGATCAGGTGTATCGGGTTTGGAACTTGTACGCTAATCTGAAAAGAAGATACAATACAGGATATCTTTGTATAATCAGTTCATTAATGAAACTGGATGATATTGAGGGTGCTGAAGAAATCTTGAAGGAATGGGAATTAGGTGATACATGTTTCGACTTCAAAATACCGAACATGATGGTAAATAGTTACTGTAAGAAGGGACTTGTGGATAAGGCAGAAGCATATATAAACAGGCTTATGGAGAATGGCAAGGAGCCACAAGCAAACACTTGGGACCGACTAGCAACTGGATATCATGCCAATGGTCAGACGATGAAGGCAGTGGAAGCTATGAAGAAAGCAATTTCAGCTAGTCCACCTGGATGGAAGCCTAATTATTATACCTTGGCCGCATGTCTTGAATACTTGAAAACAAATGGAAATGTGGAGGCAGCAGAGGAAATTGTGAGACTTCTTGGGAAACACAACATTATCTCCTCACATATTAACGATAGATTAGTAGATTATATCCACAGTGACAACCAAACGTCAAGTGCCCTTCATCAATTCGGCCTGGACGGTCATATTGAGAGAATCGATCATGCTTCGGATCTAAACAAGCTCAACTTTGCTGAGGTGCTAAAGAATGAAGAGACTTCCGATATGAAGTGA
- the LOC111792229 gene encoding E3 ubiquitin-protein ligase RMA1H1-like, with protein MDMEQYFEEISSFGENKSSVENWKLALDAMAETQCDSSGLFDCNICLETVKDPVVTLCGHLFCWPCIYKWLHFQDSSTEKQGQRLQQCPVCKAEVSDATLVPLYGKGETQDPFESKNSQLGIVVPRRPQGPACFESPRATSHPYPHPVLQFQQGNLSDQSNIYYAEGVFGEMVYARMFGAITNLYSYPNSYPLVWSSSPRIRRHILQTDESLNRICIFLFCCSIICLLLF; from the coding sequence ATGGACATGGAGCAGTACTTTGAGGAGATTAGTTCATTTGGAGAAAACAAGTCTTCTGTGGAGAATTGGAAATTAGCTTTGGATGCCATGGCAGAAACTCAATGTGATTCCTCTGGGCTATTTGACTGTAACATATGCTTAGAGACTGTGAAAGATCCTGTTGTTACACTTTGTGGCCATCTCTTTTGCTGGCCCTGTATTTACAAATGGCTTCATTTTCAGGACAGCTCTACAGAAAAACAAGGCCAACGACTCCAGCAATGTCCGGTTTGTAAGGCGGAAGTTTCTGATGCTACACTAGTCCCGCTCTATGGCAAAGGTGAAACCCAAGATCCATTCGAAAGCAAGAATTCGCAGCTTGGAATCGTCGTCCCTCGTCGGCCTCAAGGACCTGCTTGCTTTGAGTCACCAAGGGCAACCTCTCACCCTTACCCTCACCCTGTTCTTCAATTCCAGCAAGGAAATTTATCAGATCAGTCGAACATTTACTATGCTGAAGGAGTATTCGGAGAAATGGTTTATGCGAGAATGTTCGGTGCGATAACGAATCTATATTCATATCCGAACTCGTATCCTCTTGTGTGGAGCAGTAGTCCTAGGATCAGAAGGCATATTTTGCAGACGGATGAATCACTCAACAGAATCtgtatctttcttttctgttgCTCAATTATCTGTCTTCTATTGTTCTGA
- the LOC111792942 gene encoding GPI-anchored protein LLG2-like: MASSQSCLYFVLFCLFISLTYSNVLSYEALIAGKPTGRSLLQAQKECTVDMEAQNYTILTSQCKGPKYPATSCCHALLEFCCSFVEELNDRTNNCATTMFSYINLYGQYPPGLFANQCKGGEQGLECGKPLLSQDGSGHISLSSARSLRQTRSRLYSLALALALIFMLHVLL; the protein is encoded by the exons ATGGCGTCGAGTCAAAGTTGCCTTTATTTTGTCCTTTTCTGTCTCTTCATTTCCCTCACTTACTCCAACGTCCTCTCTt ATGAGGCCCTCATAGCTGGTAAACCAACTGgacgttcccttcttcaagcCCAAAAAG AATGTACGGTGGACATGGAAGCGCAAAATTACACGATCTTGACAAGCCAATGCAAAGGGCCGAAGTACCCAGCGACGTCGTGCTGCCACGCATTGTTGGAGTTCTGCTGCAGCTTTGTGGAAGAATTGAACGACCGGACCAACAACTGCGCCACCACAATGTTCAGTTACATTAACCTCTACGGCCAATACCCACCTGGCCTCTTTGCCAATCAATGCAAGGGTGGAGAACAAGGCCTGGAGTGTGGCAAACCCCTCCTTTCTCAAGATGGGAGTGGCCACATCAGTTTATCTTCGGCTCGTTCGCTCCGTCAAACTCGGTCCCGACTCTACTCTCTCGCTCTTGCTCTCGCTCTCATATTTATGCTCCATGTATTGCTTTAG
- the LOC111793460 gene encoding transcription factor SPT20 homolog isoform X2: MASGSSGRPNSGSKAFDFGSNDILCSYEDYGNQESSNGTHTDLSVANSSKDFHKSRMSTVYPAAAYAQPEDSIKQDVISTVENSMKKYSDNILRFLEGISSRLSQLELNCYNLDKSVGEMRSDVIRDHEEEDLKLKSLEKHLQEVHRSVQIIRDKQELAETQKDLAKLHLVQKESPSSSHSHSNEERASPVASDPKNENPSENHNQQLALALPHQVLQQQNPLTPPPPAALPQNVPQQQAYYISSTHLPNQLAHIQHAQGQYQQQLQDVSRLPQPSQTPPPQQFNQYPQQWTTQQQQQQQQPPQPVQPPQQQQPSMQPQIRPQPSSVYLSYSMNQPTSMPETLPNSMPMQATFSPMPQPGSSRVDTVPYGYAGSGSTVPQQPPQVKNAFGPPSGEGYLPSGPQPALSSGGSYMMYDRESGRPHHHPQPQQQPHFNQGVYPPANASLQIPQQSGPHVVARNPSHAHLMRNQSHPYSDIVDKLVGMGFRSDHIASVIHRMEESGQPIDFNSVLDGLSNPGGPQRVW; this comes from the exons ATGGCGTCTGGTTCTTCTGGTCGGCCTAATTCCGGCTCTAAAGCGTTCGATTTTGGTTCCAATGATATTCTCTGTTCATATGAGGACTACGGTAACCAGGAATCTTCCAACGGTACCCATACCGATCTCTCCGTTGCGAATTCTAGTAAG GATTTTCACAAAAGTAGAATGTCGACTGTATATCCTGCTGCGGCGTATGCTCAACCAGAAGATTCTATCAAACAGGATGTGATTTCTACTGTAGAGAACAGCATGAAAAAGTATTCTGATAATATTTTGCGTTTTTTGGAGGGAATAAGTTCTCGCTTGTCTCAACTTGAACTGAATTGCTACAACCTCGATAAATCCGTTGGAGAAATGCGATCAGACGTAATTCGTGACCATGAAGAGGAAGATTTGAAGCTTAAATCTCTCGAGAAGCATCTACAAGAA GTCCACAGGTCTGTCCAGATTATAAGAGACAAGCAAGAGCTTGCTGAGACTCAAAAAGACTTGGCCAAACTTCATCTCGTGCAGAAAGAGTCGCCTTCGTCGAGTCATTCGCATTCTAACGAGGAGAGAGCTTCACCCGTTGCCTCGGATCCTAAGAACGAAAACCCGTCTGAGAATCACAATCAGCAATTAGCTCTTGCCCTGCCACACCAAGTTCTCCAACAGCAAAATCCTCTAACACCGCCTCCTCCGGCAGCTTTGCCACAAAATGTGCCTCAACAGCAAGCTTATTACATCTCTTCAACTCACCTGCCTAATCAACTCGCCCATATCCAGCATGCCCAGGGCCAATATCAGCAGCAACTTCAGGACGTTTCTCGGTTGCCCCAGCCAAGTCAAACGCCTCCGCCGCAGCAATTCAATCAGTATCCACAACAATGGACGacgcagcagcagcagcagcagcagcagccccCACAACCGGTACAGCCACCGCAACAGCAGCAGCCTTCTATGCAACCTCAGATCAGGCCGCAACCTTCTTCAGTCTACTTGTCTTATTCGATGAATCAACCAACGTCGATGCCAGAGACTCTTCCAAACAGCATGCCTATGCAAGCTACATTTTCACCTATGCCTCAGCCGGGTTCAAGTCGCGTAGACACCGTGCCTTATGGATATGCTGGAAGCGGTAGTACCGTACCCCAGCAGCCTCCTCAAGTCAAGAATGCTTTCGGACCACCATCCGGAGAAGGATATTTACCTTCCGGACCCCAACCTGCACTTTCGTCGGGAGGTTCgtatatgatgtatgatagGGAAAGCGGAAGACCACACCATCATCCTCAACCTCAACAACAACCACACTTCAACCAAGGTGTATACCCTCCAGCCAACGCATCTCTCCAGATTCCTCAGCAATCAGGCCCCCACGTCGTCGCCAGGAACCCGAGTCATGCACATCTTATGCGCAACCAAAGCCATCCTTACAGCGATATAGTCGACAAACTGGTTGGCATGGGTTTCAGGAGTGACCACATTGCCAGTGTCATTCATAGGATGGAGGAGAGCGGCCAACCTATCGACTTCAACTCCGTTCTGGACGGGTTGAGTAATCCCGGAGGTCCTCAGAGGGTATGGTGA
- the LOC111793460 gene encoding transcription factor SPT20 homolog isoform X1, whose protein sequence is MASGSSGRPNSGSKAFDFGSNDILCSYEDYGNQESSNGTHTDLSVANSSKQDFHKSRMSTVYPAAAYAQPEDSIKQDVISTVENSMKKYSDNILRFLEGISSRLSQLELNCYNLDKSVGEMRSDVIRDHEEEDLKLKSLEKHLQEVHRSVQIIRDKQELAETQKDLAKLHLVQKESPSSSHSHSNEERASPVASDPKNENPSENHNQQLALALPHQVLQQQNPLTPPPPAALPQNVPQQQAYYISSTHLPNQLAHIQHAQGQYQQQLQDVSRLPQPSQTPPPQQFNQYPQQWTTQQQQQQQQPPQPVQPPQQQQPSMQPQIRPQPSSVYLSYSMNQPTSMPETLPNSMPMQATFSPMPQPGSSRVDTVPYGYAGSGSTVPQQPPQVKNAFGPPSGEGYLPSGPQPALSSGGSYMMYDRESGRPHHHPQPQQQPHFNQGVYPPANASLQIPQQSGPHVVARNPSHAHLMRNQSHPYSDIVDKLVGMGFRSDHIASVIHRMEESGQPIDFNSVLDGLSNPGGPQRVW, encoded by the exons ATGGCGTCTGGTTCTTCTGGTCGGCCTAATTCCGGCTCTAAAGCGTTCGATTTTGGTTCCAATGATATTCTCTGTTCATATGAGGACTACGGTAACCAGGAATCTTCCAACGGTACCCATACCGATCTCTCCGTTGCGAATTCTAGTAAG CAGGATTTTCACAAAAGTAGAATGTCGACTGTATATCCTGCTGCGGCGTATGCTCAACCAGAAGATTCTATCAAACAGGATGTGATTTCTACTGTAGAGAACAGCATGAAAAAGTATTCTGATAATATTTTGCGTTTTTTGGAGGGAATAAGTTCTCGCTTGTCTCAACTTGAACTGAATTGCTACAACCTCGATAAATCCGTTGGAGAAATGCGATCAGACGTAATTCGTGACCATGAAGAGGAAGATTTGAAGCTTAAATCTCTCGAGAAGCATCTACAAGAA GTCCACAGGTCTGTCCAGATTATAAGAGACAAGCAAGAGCTTGCTGAGACTCAAAAAGACTTGGCCAAACTTCATCTCGTGCAGAAAGAGTCGCCTTCGTCGAGTCATTCGCATTCTAACGAGGAGAGAGCTTCACCCGTTGCCTCGGATCCTAAGAACGAAAACCCGTCTGAGAATCACAATCAGCAATTAGCTCTTGCCCTGCCACACCAAGTTCTCCAACAGCAAAATCCTCTAACACCGCCTCCTCCGGCAGCTTTGCCACAAAATGTGCCTCAACAGCAAGCTTATTACATCTCTTCAACTCACCTGCCTAATCAACTCGCCCATATCCAGCATGCCCAGGGCCAATATCAGCAGCAACTTCAGGACGTTTCTCGGTTGCCCCAGCCAAGTCAAACGCCTCCGCCGCAGCAATTCAATCAGTATCCACAACAATGGACGacgcagcagcagcagcagcagcagcagccccCACAACCGGTACAGCCACCGCAACAGCAGCAGCCTTCTATGCAACCTCAGATCAGGCCGCAACCTTCTTCAGTCTACTTGTCTTATTCGATGAATCAACCAACGTCGATGCCAGAGACTCTTCCAAACAGCATGCCTATGCAAGCTACATTTTCACCTATGCCTCAGCCGGGTTCAAGTCGCGTAGACACCGTGCCTTATGGATATGCTGGAAGCGGTAGTACCGTACCCCAGCAGCCTCCTCAAGTCAAGAATGCTTTCGGACCACCATCCGGAGAAGGATATTTACCTTCCGGACCCCAACCTGCACTTTCGTCGGGAGGTTCgtatatgatgtatgatagGGAAAGCGGAAGACCACACCATCATCCTCAACCTCAACAACAACCACACTTCAACCAAGGTGTATACCCTCCAGCCAACGCATCTCTCCAGATTCCTCAGCAATCAGGCCCCCACGTCGTCGCCAGGAACCCGAGTCATGCACATCTTATGCGCAACCAAAGCCATCCTTACAGCGATATAGTCGACAAACTGGTTGGCATGGGTTTCAGGAGTGACCACATTGCCAGTGTCATTCATAGGATGGAGGAGAGCGGCCAACCTATCGACTTCAACTCCGTTCTGGACGGGTTGAGTAATCCCGGAGGTCCTCAGAGGGTATGGTGA
- the LOC111793967 gene encoding formin-like protein 14, whose protein sequence is MASGSAGRSNSAPKAFDFGSDDILCSYEDYGKQDTSNGSHSDPVSVTNSSKDFHKVRMSTAFPAAASYGQPDDSITQDVISAVENSMKKHSDNLLRFLEGISSRLSQLELYCYNLDKSVGEMRSDVARDHEEVDSKLKSLEKHLQEVHRSVQIIRDKQELAETQKDLAKLQVSQKEPSSSSHSQSNEERASSVASDPKKNENLSEIHGQQLALALPNQIVPQQNPIAPASATLPPNVPQQQSYYISPTQLSGQPPHIQHAPGQYISPDPQHRALQPQDVSTNPQLSQSPPQPFNQYQQQWAQVPSQQPQPPQQSSMQPQIRPPPTSGYPYPPNQPSSVPETLSSTMSFASIPNPGSSRPDPVPCGYAAASGGSAPQQPPQVKNTYGPATGEGYLPPGQPAYMMYDRESGRPPHHPPQQPHFNQSGYPPANAPHQIPQAATVPPVSSRNPSHSHLIEKLVGMGFRGDHVASIIQRMEDRGEPVDFNGVLDRLSSSASPGPQRAW, encoded by the exons ATGGCGTCTGGTTCAGCAGGTCGCTCCAATTCCGCCCCCAAAGCTTTCGATTTTGGTTCCGATGATATCCTCTGCTCATACGAGGACTACGGTAAACAAGACACTTCGAACGGTAGCCACAGCGATCCCGTCTCCGTTACCAATTCTAGCAAG GATTTTCATAAAGTTAGAATGTCTACTGCATTCCCTGCTGCTGCTTCATATGGTCAACCAGATGATTCCATCACTCAAGATGTGATTTCTGCTGTAGAGAACAGCATGAAAAAGCATTCTGATAATCTTTTGCGTTTTCTCGAGGGAATAAGTTCGCGTTTATCACAACTTGAACTGTATTGCTATAACCTCGATAAATCTGTTGGAGAAATGCGTTCTGATGTAGCTCGTGACCATGAAGAGGTGGATTCAAAGCTTAAATCTCTTGAGAAGCATCTACAAGAG GTCCACAGGTCTGTACAGATTATAAGAGACAAGCAAGAGCTGGCAGAGACTCAAAAGGACCTAGCCAAACTTCAGGTCTCACAGAAAGAGCCATCTTCATCAAGCCATTCGCAATCGAACGAGGAGAGAGCTTCATCAGTAGCTTCTGATCCTAAAAAGAACGAAAATCTATCCGAGATTCACGGCCAGCAATTAGCTTTGGCCTTGCCAAATCAGATTGTCCCACAGCAAAATCCTATTGCACCCGCTTCAGCGACTTTGCCTCCGAACGTGCCTCAACAGCAATCGTATTACATCTCTCCGACCCAATTGTCTGGTCAACCACCCCATATCCAGCATGCTCCAGGCCAATATATCTCACCCGATCCCCAACACCGGGCATTGCAACCTCAAGATGTTTCGACCAATCCCCAACTAAGTCAATCTCCGCCACAACCATTCAATCAATATCAACAACAATGGGCGCAGGTGCCATCGCAGCAGCCACAACCACCACAGCAGTCTTCTATGCAACCTCAGATCCGACCACCCCCTACTTCAGGCTACCCTTATCCACCGAATCAACCGAGTTCTGTGCCAGAGACTCTGTCAAGCACCATGTCTTTTGCATCTATTCCTAATCCTGGTTCGAGTCGCCCGGACCCAGTGCCTTGTGGATATGCAGCTGCAAGTGGTGGTTCTGCTCCACAGCAACCTCCTCAAGTAAAAAACACTTATGGACCAGCAACAGGTGAGGGATATTTGCCCCCTGGACAACCAGCATATATGATGTATGACAGGGAAAGTGGAAGACCGCCGCACCATCCGCCTCAACAACCGCACTTCAACCAAAGTGGATATCCTCCAGCCAATGCACCCCATCAGATTCCTCAGGCTGCTACAGTCCCTCCCGTTTCATCCAGGAACCCGAGCCATTCACATTTGATCGAGAAACTGGTCGGCATGGGGTTCAGGGGCGACCATGTTGCCAGTATAATTCAGCGAATGGAGGACCGTGGCGAACCTGTTGACTTCAACGGAGTTCTAGACAGGTTGAGTTCTTCTGCAAGTCCAGGTCCACAAAGAGCATGGTGA